The sequence ACCATTGACCGAACTGATGTTGATGATGCGGCCGTAACCCTTTTCCGTCATGCAGGTGGCGGCGATGCGGCACAGGTTGTAGGTGCCGGTGAGGTTGGTGTCGATCACCTGCTGCCACAGATCCGGGGTCATCTTCTTCATCACCTTGTCTCTGGTGATGCCGGCGGCGTTGACCAGCACCTGCACCGGTCCGTGGACCTCCTCGGCACTGATGTAGGCGTGAAAGCAGGACTCGTAGTCTGCCACGTCCAGTTGCACCAGCTCGCACTCCACCCCCTGCTGCGCCAGGGCACTCTGCCACACCCGCCCCTTTTCCAGGTCCCGACAACCGGCCACCACCTTAAACCCCTGTGATGCCAGTTCTATGCACACCGCGGTGCCAATACCGCCTGTGCCCCCGGTAACCAAAGCCACTCTGTTTTCCATTGCAGACTCTCCTTGTTTCAATGCCTGTGCCTAACAGACGGGAGAAAGATGACAGCGGCAAGACGAGCAGATGACTGGCTGGTGAACTCCGACCTCTTCGGTTTTTGGCAAGAATCAAACGGATAGTTGATGGCAAGAGGGCTGAGGTGGTGTGATTAAACCCTGAACACTGCTATAATCGCCTTCCGGCTGTGTCTGGCCTGCAGACACGTCGGTGAATGCCGATACCTAGGGAATCAGCATGACAAACCCTCTCTATAACAAGAACATCATCTCTGTTGCGGACCTGTCCCGAACCGAACTGGAACTGATCGTCTCCACCGCACAATCGATCAAAAACGAACCCCGTCCCCAGTTGCTCGCCGGCAAGGTGATCGCCAGCTGTTTCTTTGAAGCTTCCACCCGAACCCGACTCTCTTTCGAGACTGCGGTCCAGCGTCTTGGCGGTACTGTCATCGGCTTCGACTCCGGCGGCAACACCTCCCTGGCACAGAAAGGGGAAACCCTGGCGGACTCAGTCAAGGTGATCTCCTCCTACAGTGACGCCTTCTTTATGCGTCACCCCCAGGAGGGCGCGGCGCGGCTGGCCAGCGAGTACTCTTCGGTGCCGGTGATCAACGGCGGTGACGGCGCCAACCAGCATCCCACTCAGACGCTGCTGGATCTCTTCTCCATCTATGAGACCCAGGGCACTCTGGAGGGACTGAAAGTGGCCTTCGTCGGCGACCTCAAGTATGGCCGTACCGTTCACTCCCTGGCCCAGGCCCTCTCCCTGTTCGGCTGCCAGTTCTACTTCGTGGCCCCTGACGCTCTGAGGATGCCCGATTACCTGTGTGAAGAACTCAGCGACGCCGGTATCCAGTTTACCCATGTGGAGAACCTGGACCAGGTGATGCCTGAACTGGATGTGCTCTACATGACCCGGGTGCAGAAAGAGCGTTTCGACCCCACCGAGTACCAGCACATGAAGTCCAAGTATGTGCTCACCGCTGCCATGCTCAGGGAGGTGAAGGATAACCTCAAGATCCTCCACCCTCTGCCACGCATCGATGAGATCACCACAGATGTGGACGACACCCCCTACGCCTACTACTTCGAACAGGCGGAGAACGGGGTCTATGCCCGCCAGGCACTGCTGGCACTGGTGCTGAAGGAGGAGTTGTAAGCCATGTCCAAGAACAAACTCAAGGTGGAAGCCATTGCCCAAGGCACGGTAATCGATCACATCCCTGCCGGCATGGGAGTGCGTATCCTCAAGTTCTTCCAGCTCACCGACAAGAACGAGCGCATCACCGTTGGCCTCAATCTGCGCAGCGGAGACACCTATAAAAAGGACCTGATCAAGGTGGAGAACACGGTGTTCACCGTGGAGCAGGCCAACCAGCTGGCGCTGTTTGCCAGCGAAGCCACCATCAATGAGATCAACGACTTCAAGGTGGTCAACAAGTACAAGGTGCAACTGCCGGACGCCATCAGCGGCGTGCTGCGCTGCCCCAACTCCAACTGCATCACCCGCCACGAGACCGTGGCCACCCGCTTCTACGTCACCGAGAAGCACACTGGTACTACCCTTAAGTGCCATTACTGCGAAAAGAGCTTCCAGACAAGCCTCTTCTCCGAGCTCAACTGATGCCAAAAGGCCGGGAACTCCCCGGCCTTTCCTTTCGCTTGCCTGCTGAGCCCGCCTTGGTTAAAGTAGCGGCCCGATCGCAAGGCGATCCCTTTTTCAACTTCCCGTGCCCAGAAGAGAGGCCCCATGAACATTATCCCAGTTGCGGAATTTGCCAAACCCGAAGTGAAGCGCCACCACAAGCCCCGTCACCTGAAGAAAATGGGCATTGGTGAGTTCGCCTCCACCTGCATCCACATCCGCTTCGAAGCGGACCTGGAGCAGTTCGACAAGCTGGATGACGCCGTATTCGGTGCCGCCAACGACAACGTGGGCACCTTCCTGGCCTACTTCAACAACCAGTACCATGTTGCCATCCACTTCTTCAGCAAAGACGCCACCGTCGAAGCGGAAGCCACCCGCCTGACCGGCATCATCGAAGCGGCCCTGGGCAGCAAGCCGGAGATGACCATCTACGCCGGCGATGAGAACTACGGTGACTGGGACGCAACCTTCGAAGGGTAATCCGCGCTCCTGAGCACAAAAAAAGCCGCCCATGGGCGGCTTTTTTGCGTCTGGAAGCGCTTAGAAGTTGAAGCGCAGTCCCAGGGACCATTGGTCGGCATCCTCATAGCTGGTGTAGGCCAGCTCTGCGCCCAGAGTATCGGTAAACTGGTAACCCAAACCCAGTGCAGCGCCAAACTGCCACTCATCGTTGCTGGCAGTGTTGCCTGCAAACTCGGCTTCGATATCAAAGTTGGTGTAACGGGGAGCCAAGTAAGCGTAGGCACCCTGCTCAAAATTGAACTGTCCACGCACCTCCGCGCCGTACAGGCTCTTCACCTTGATGTCGATAGGACCAATGGAGTCATCATTAACACCAAAGCCCAGGTGAAAAGAAGGGGTCAACACAAAGCCATTTTGCTGGTCAAACTGGTAGCCAGCATTGAATACCAGGGAGCCCACCTCCAAGTCTGATGTGTCATCAGACAGCTGAGCATAATCAACACCACCCACCCAGTTCGCTGAAGCGGCCATCGGCAGGGAGGCCACCAAAGCAGCCAAAAATACCTTTTTCATCTTTATCTCCTGACACATCGCCTAACGAAACCATTCCGCAGGCGACTGCTCATCGAGTAAAGATATTATTTATCAATCCATTAAAAT is a genomic window of Ferrimonas sp. YFM containing:
- the phbB gene encoding acetoacetyl-CoA reductase, coding for MENRVALVTGGTGGIGTAVCIELASQGFKVVAGCRDLEKGRVWQSALAQQGVECELVQLDVADYESCFHAYISAEEVHGPVQVLVNAAGITRDKVMKKMTPDLWQQVIDTNLTGTYNLCRIAATCMTEKGYGRIINISSVNGRKGQFGQVNYAASKAGIHGITMSLAQELARKGVTVNTLSPGYVMTEMVAKVPEEVLESIKQQIPVGRLGTPEEMAHAVAFLADRRSGFITGSDLSANGGMHMY
- the pyrB gene encoding aspartate carbamoyltransferase; protein product: MTNPLYNKNIISVADLSRTELELIVSTAQSIKNEPRPQLLAGKVIASCFFEASTRTRLSFETAVQRLGGTVIGFDSGGNTSLAQKGETLADSVKVISSYSDAFFMRHPQEGAARLASEYSSVPVINGGDGANQHPTQTLLDLFSIYETQGTLEGLKVAFVGDLKYGRTVHSLAQALSLFGCQFYFVAPDALRMPDYLCEELSDAGIQFTHVENLDQVMPELDVLYMTRVQKERFDPTEYQHMKSKYVLTAAMLREVKDNLKILHPLPRIDEITTDVDDTPYAYYFEQAENGVYARQALLALVLKEEL
- a CDS encoding outer membrane beta-barrel protein, whose amino-acid sequence is MKKVFLAALVASLPMAASANWVGGVDYAQLSDDTSDLEVGSLVFNAGYQFDQQNGFVLTPSFHLGFGVNDDSIGPIDIKVKSLYGAEVRGQFNFEQGAYAYLAPRYTNFDIEAEFAGNTASNDEWQFGAALGLGYQFTDTLGAELAYTSYEDADQWSLGLRFNF
- the pyrI gene encoding aspartate carbamoyltransferase regulatory subunit, translating into MSKNKLKVEAIAQGTVIDHIPAGMGVRILKFFQLTDKNERITVGLNLRSGDTYKKDLIKVENTVFTVEQANQLALFASEATINEINDFKVVNKYKVQLPDAISGVLRCPNSNCITRHETVATRFYVTEKHTGTTLKCHYCEKSFQTSLFSELN